In one window of Dokdonia sp. PRO95 DNA:
- the ilvC gene encoding ketol-acid reductoisomerase produces the protein MNYFNTLPLRDQLAQLGKCRFMDASEFQDGIAAIEGKKIVIVGCGAQGLNQGLNMRDSGCNISYALREGAITDKRQSFKNATDNGFTVGTYEELIPTADLVLNLTPDKQHTSVVKAVMPLMKKGATLAYSHGFNIVEEGMKIREDLTVIMVAPKCPGSEVREEYKRGFGVPTLIAVHPNNDPEGKGLAQAKAYAAATGGHRAGVLESSFVAEVKSDLMGEQTILCGVLQTGSILCFDKMVEKGIDPAYAGKLIQYGWETITEALKHGGITTMMDRLNNPSKIKAFQLAEELKEIMRPLFEKHMDDIISGHFSKTMMEDWAADDKNLHKWRAATGETAFEKQEITTEEITEQEYFDHGVLMVAMVKAGVELAFETMTAAGIIEESAYYESLHETPLIANTIARKKLFEMNRIISDTAEYGCYLFDHACKPLLTDFMKKVDTNIIGSAFAKENDVDNQELIAVNDAIRNHPVEEIGATLRRAMVAMKKVKTA, from the coding sequence ATGAACTACTTCAACACATTGCCACTTAGAGATCAACTGGCACAACTAGGGAAATGCCGTTTTATGGATGCTAGCGAATTTCAAGATGGAATTGCGGCTATAGAAGGCAAGAAGATTGTGATTGTAGGTTGCGGTGCGCAAGGTCTTAATCAAGGTCTTAATATGCGTGATAGCGGTTGTAATATCTCATACGCATTACGTGAGGGAGCGATTACAGACAAGCGTCAGTCTTTTAAGAATGCAACAGATAATGGATTTACAGTAGGGACGTATGAAGAACTTATTCCTACTGCAGATTTAGTGTTGAATCTTACACCAGATAAGCAGCATACCTCGGTAGTAAAAGCTGTAATGCCTTTAATGAAAAAGGGAGCTACGCTTGCTTATTCTCACGGTTTTAATATTGTAGAAGAAGGAATGAAAATTCGTGAGGATCTAACGGTAATCATGGTGGCGCCTAAGTGCCCAGGGTCTGAGGTAAGAGAGGAATATAAAAGAGGTTTTGGAGTACCTACCTTAATTGCAGTACACCCTAATAATGATCCAGAAGGGAAGGGGCTGGCACAAGCAAAAGCCTATGCAGCAGCGACAGGAGGGCACAGAGCAGGTGTTCTAGAGTCTTCTTTTGTGGCAGAAGTGAAGTCTGATCTTATGGGCGAGCAAACCATACTTTGTGGAGTGCTACAAACAGGCTCAATACTTTGTTTTGATAAAATGGTAGAAAAAGGGATTGATCCTGCATATGCTGGAAAATTAATCCAGTATGGCTGGGAAACCATTACAGAAGCCTTAAAACATGGCGGAATTACAACGATGATGGATCGTCTTAATAATCCGTCTAAGATTAAAGCTTTCCAACTAGCCGAGGAATTAAAAGAAATTATGCGTCCGCTATTTGAAAAGCATATGGATGATATTATTTCTGGTCACTTCTCAAAAACAATGATGGAAGACTGGGCTGCAGATGATAAGAATCTTCACAAATGGAGAGCTGCCACTGGAGAAACTGCTTTTGAAAAACAAGAAATCACTACAGAAGAGATTACGGAGCAAGAATATTTTGATCACGGAGTTCTCATGGTAGCGATGGTGAAAGCAGGAGTAGAGCTCGCTTTTGAAACCATGACCGCTGCAGGAATTATAGAAGAAAGTGCGTATTATGAGTCGCTACATGAAACACCACTTATTGCAAATACGATCGCACGTAAGAAGTTGTTTGAAATGAACCGTATCATTTCTGATACGGCAGAGTACGGTTGCTATCTTTTTGATCATGCTTGTAAGCCTTTGTTAACTGACTTTATGAAGAAGGTGGATACTAATATTATAGGTTCCGCTTTCGCGAAAGAAAATGATGTAGATAATCAAGAATTAATTGCTGTAAACGATGCAATACGCAATCATCCTGTTGAGGAAATAGGAGCTACACTACGAAGAGCTATGGTTGCAATGAAGAAAGTAAAAACAGCCTAA
- the ilvN gene encoding acetolactate synthase small subunit, with translation MSEQITTYTVTIYSENNIGLLNRISAIFQRRKINIESLSASESEIDDVFKFTLVVNVTEHQMEKIKGQIERQVEVIKAFYHTDEETIFTESALFKIKSELLFEEPQIQNIIKDSHARIVTVNKDFFVLEKSGRRSEIDLVHRELKPFGIMQFTRSGRIAVTKTEMPISSLLQQIRNEQETAFAKA, from the coding sequence ATGAGTGAGCAAATAACAACATATACAGTTACCATATACAGTGAGAATAACATTGGGTTACTCAATCGCATCTCTGCTATATTTCAACGTCGTAAGATTAATATTGAGAGTCTCTCTGCTTCAGAGAGTGAGATAGATGATGTTTTTAAGTTTACACTAGTGGTAAATGTTACAGAACATCAAATGGAAAAAATTAAAGGTCAGATAGAGCGCCAGGTCGAGGTAATCAAGGCCTTTTATCATACTGATGAGGAGACCATTTTTACAGAAAGTGCACTTTTTAAAATCAAATCTGAGTTGCTTTTTGAAGAGCCTCAAATTCAGAATATCATTAAAGATAGTCATGCTCGCATAGTCACAGTAAATAAAGATTTCTTTGTGCTAGAGAAGTCAGGTCGCAGGTCTGAGATTGATTTGGTACACCGAGAGTTAAAACCTTTTGGTATCATGCAGTTTACTCGCTCGGGTAGAATTGCAGTTACTAAGACAGAGATGCCTATCTCTTCATTGTTACAACAAATAAGAAATGAGCAGGAGACCGCTTTCGCGAAAGCGTAA
- the ilvB gene encoding biosynthetic-type acetolactate synthase large subunit, with the protein METKTIQNPAKTTITMSGSEALIHCLLAEGADLIYGYPGGAIMPFYDQLHIHQDKIHHVLTRHEQGATHAAQGFARATGKVGVAIATSGPGATNLITGIADAQIDSTPMVCITGQVGSHLLGSDAFQETDIIGISTPVTKWNHQITSAKEIPEVLAKAFYIARSGRPGPVLIDITKDAQFEEFEFSYEKCEHIRSYVPVPEVKEEQLQAAAQAINSAKQPMIVWGQGVILGEAEEAFKAFVEKSGIPAAWTILGVSAIPTDHPLNVGMVGMHGNYGPNVLTNQCDVLIAIGMRFDDRVTGNLESYAKQAKVIHFEIDPAEVNKNVKADIPVLGNSRETLERILPMIENKEHTAWYQKFKDHYNIEFDKVIKNDIHPTKEGLTMGEVIELINTKTNGDAIIVTDVGQHQMVGIRYANFKKSKSNITSGGLGTMGFALPAAIGAKMGAPDREVVAIIGDGGYQMTIQELGTIFQTGAAVKIVVLNNEFLGMVRQWQQLFFDKRYASTEMKNPNFCKIAEAYDIEAQKVSDRNGLEDAITRMIASENSFFLEVMVEKEDNVFPMIPTGASVSDIRLA; encoded by the coding sequence ATGGAGACAAAAACCATACAAAATCCAGCAAAGACAACTATCACAATGAGCGGTAGTGAGGCATTAATACACTGCTTGCTGGCAGAGGGAGCAGATTTAATTTATGGATATCCCGGTGGGGCGATCATGCCATTTTATGATCAGTTGCACATACATCAAGATAAGATACATCACGTACTCACACGTCATGAGCAGGGTGCGACGCATGCGGCACAAGGGTTTGCTAGAGCAACAGGAAAAGTAGGTGTTGCTATTGCGACTTCAGGGCCAGGAGCCACAAACCTAATTACAGGTATTGCAGATGCTCAAATAGACAGCACACCTATGGTTTGTATTACTGGGCAAGTAGGCTCGCATTTATTGGGAAGTGATGCATTTCAAGAGACCGATATTATAGGGATTTCTACACCTGTTACAAAGTGGAATCATCAAATTACAAGTGCTAAGGAAATACCAGAAGTACTGGCAAAAGCTTTTTATATAGCGCGTTCTGGAAGACCAGGCCCTGTATTAATTGATATAACAAAGGATGCCCAGTTTGAAGAGTTTGAATTTTCTTATGAAAAATGCGAACACATACGTAGTTATGTGCCTGTACCAGAAGTAAAGGAAGAACAATTACAAGCAGCTGCACAAGCTATAAATAGTGCAAAACAACCCATGATTGTATGGGGGCAAGGTGTTATTCTTGGTGAAGCAGAAGAGGCTTTTAAAGCCTTTGTTGAAAAATCTGGAATCCCAGCTGCGTGGACAATCCTTGGAGTATCTGCAATTCCTACAGATCATCCGCTTAATGTGGGTATGGTGGGGATGCATGGTAATTATGGGCCTAATGTACTTACTAACCAATGTGATGTGTTAATAGCAATTGGGATGCGCTTTGATGACCGTGTGACAGGGAATCTTGAAAGTTATGCAAAGCAAGCTAAGGTGATTCATTTTGAAATAGATCCCGCTGAGGTAAATAAAAACGTAAAAGCAGATATACCGGTATTAGGTAATTCTAGAGAGACCCTAGAAAGAATATTGCCGATGATAGAAAATAAAGAACATACCGCCTGGTATCAAAAATTTAAAGACCATTATAATATAGAGTTTGATAAAGTAATAAAGAACGATATTCACCCCACAAAGGAAGGTCTAACCATGGGGGAGGTCATAGAGCTTATCAATACTAAAACAAATGGCGACGCCATTATAGTAACAGATGTGGGACAGCATCAGATGGTAGGTATACGCTATGCAAACTTTAAAAAATCTAAGAGTAACATTACTTCTGGAGGTCTAGGGACGATGGGCTTTGCCCTTCCAGCAGCAATAGGAGCAAAGATGGGAGCGCCAGATCGTGAAGTAGTAGCTATCATAGGAGATGGTGGTTACCAGATGACTATACAAGAACTGGGGACTATTTTTCAAACCGGTGCTGCAGTAAAGATTGTAGTGCTCAATAATGAGTTTTTAGGAATGGTGCGCCAGTGGCAGCAACTGTTTTTTGACAAGCGTTATGCCAGCACAGAGATGAAGAACCCTAACTTCTGTAAGATAGCAGAGGCTTATGATATTGAAGCTCAAAAAGTGAGTGACAGAAACGGCCTAGAAGATGCTATTACTCGTATGATTGCTTCAGAAAATAGTTTCTTTCTAGAAGTGATGGTAGAAAAAGAGGACAATGTATTCCCTATGATTCCTACAGGAGCATCGGTATCTGATATACGCCTAGCTTAG
- the ilvD gene encoding dihydroxy-acid dehydratase: MKELNKYSKAVTQDPTQPAAQAMLHAIGLTDADFKKPLVGIASTGYEGNPCNMHLNKLAVDIKQGVQTSDLVGLIYNTIGVSDGISMGTPGMRYSLPSRDIIADSMETVVQAMSYDALITVVGCDKNMPGALMAQLRLDRPSILVYGGTIAPGCHEDKKLDVVSAFEAWGEKVAGSITEKEFKTVVKKACPGAGACGGMYTANTMASAIEALGMSLPYTSSNPAVSPDKTAECARVGAALRNLIENDIKPSDIVTRKSLENAVKLVTVLGGSTNAVLHFLAIAKAAQIDFKLEDFQKISDTTPFLADLKPSGKYLMEDLHKVGGVPGVLKYMLDQGMLHGDCMTVTGKTIAENLAEVDHLKAHQDVIHTVENPIKATGHIRILYGNIASEGSVAKITGKEGLHFRGSARVFNGEYEANAGIGAGKVKKGDVVVIRYEGPQGGPGMPEMLKPTAAIMGAGLGKDVALITDGRFSGGTHGFVVGHITPEAQDGGGIALIEDGDIIVIDAENNTINMEISEEELASRQANWIAPPLKVQRGSLYKYARMVSSASEGCVTDEF; the protein is encoded by the coding sequence TTGAAGGAACTTAATAAATACAGTAAAGCGGTCACTCAAGACCCTACACAGCCAGCAGCACAGGCAATGTTACATGCCATAGGTCTTACAGATGCAGATTTTAAAAAGCCACTTGTGGGTATTGCTAGTACAGGTTATGAAGGTAACCCGTGCAATATGCATTTAAATAAGCTGGCGGTAGATATCAAGCAGGGCGTACAAACATCCGATCTGGTAGGTTTGATTTACAATACCATAGGGGTTAGTGATGGTATATCAATGGGAACTCCTGGTATGCGATACTCTTTACCTTCACGTGATATCATTGCAGACTCAATGGAAACGGTGGTGCAAGCGATGTCTTATGACGCGCTTATTACCGTTGTGGGATGTGACAAGAATATGCCTGGAGCTTTGATGGCGCAATTACGTTTAGATAGACCTTCTATACTTGTTTATGGAGGAACTATAGCACCTGGATGTCATGAAGATAAGAAGCTCGATGTTGTTTCTGCTTTTGAAGCATGGGGAGAGAAAGTGGCGGGCAGCATTACAGAAAAAGAGTTTAAAACCGTAGTAAAAAAAGCATGTCCAGGAGCTGGTGCATGCGGCGGTATGTACACAGCAAATACAATGGCTTCTGCCATAGAAGCATTAGGAATGAGCTTGCCATATACGAGTTCTAATCCTGCAGTTTCTCCAGATAAAACAGCAGAATGCGCTAGAGTAGGTGCTGCTTTGAGAAACTTAATTGAAAATGATATTAAGCCTTCAGATATCGTGACACGTAAGTCACTAGAAAACGCAGTAAAGCTAGTCACTGTATTGGGAGGTTCTACAAATGCAGTTTTGCATTTTCTTGCAATCGCAAAAGCTGCACAAATCGATTTTAAACTTGAAGATTTTCAGAAAATAAGTGATACGACTCCATTTCTAGCAGATTTAAAACCTTCTGGAAAATACTTAATGGAAGACCTGCACAAAGTGGGAGGTGTTCCTGGCGTATTAAAATATATGCTTGATCAAGGGATGCTTCACGGAGACTGTATGACCGTAACCGGCAAAACCATTGCAGAAAATCTAGCTGAGGTTGATCATCTAAAAGCACATCAAGATGTAATTCATACCGTAGAGAATCCTATAAAGGCTACAGGGCACATCCGTATACTGTATGGAAATATAGCAAGCGAAGGTTCGGTTGCAAAGATTACTGGAAAGGAAGGATTACATTTTCGCGGAAGCGCACGTGTATTTAATGGTGAGTATGAAGCAAACGCAGGGATAGGTGCAGGTAAAGTAAAGAAAGGAGATGTTGTCGTAATACGATATGAAGGGCCGCAAGGTGGTCCAGGAATGCCAGAAATGCTTAAACCTACAGCAGCAATCATGGGCGCAGGACTTGGTAAAGACGTAGCACTTATTACAGATGGACGCTTTTCTGGTGGGACACATGGTTTTGTGGTGGGTCATATCACTCCAGAAGCACAAGATGGTGGTGGTATTGCACTCATAGAAGATGGAGATATCATTGTAATTGATGCAGAAAATAATACCATAAATATGGAGATAAGCGAGGAAGAACTTGCAAGCCGTCAAGCAAACTGGATTGCACCGCCACTTAAGGTTCAAAGAGGATCGCTCTACAAATATGCGAGAATGGTTTCCTCTGCAAGTGAGGGCTGTGTTACAGATGAGTTTTAG